The Cyclobacteriaceae bacterium DNA segment CAGGTTTCCTGCACTGAAGAATGATCCAACACCATAGCTGATCCCCTCTTTTCCACGAATCCGTGAGAACAATCGTGAAGCAGTACCACCACCTAACATGTAGTGACCAAGCGTTAAGGCTGCATAGTCGGGTTCGGCATCACTGTACTCCCAGGAATAACTGGCAAGGAAAAATGCATTAGCCTTATCGGGAGTTTCAATTTTTTCATCGATGGGTTGTACATTTTTAATCCTGGCCTCCAAGCGTTTGTAGTTGGCAGGACTTTTCCAGTTACCAAATTGCTCGCTGATAAGGGCGCTGATTTCGCTAGCATCAAAATCGCCTGAGATGGCCAGTGTGGCATGGTTAGTTCCATAGAATTCTTTATGGAATTTTTTTACATCGTCAAGCTTCAGGGCGTTGATTGCAGCCAGCGATTCATCGAAATCTTCGGCATAACGCGGATCACCCTTGGGATATGGTGAGGTATGCTTCTGTAAACGGATGGAGGCTGCGGCCTGTGGTTCGCTTCGTTGCGATTCAATTGCGGCAATCTCTTCAGCTTTTAACTTTTCAAATTCTTCGGCTGGAAATGAAGCTTCTTTTAAAATCTGGCTTACCAGTTTAATGGTTTCAGCCAGGTTAGGGCGGGTGGTTTCGATGTTAACACTTACAGATGTTGCACCACCAAAGAAATTCACACGTGCTTTCAGCCTGTCAAATTCATCTTTAATTTGTTGACGCGTCATTTTCGAAGTGCCTTTGTCAAGCATACGCGCTGCATACTGTCCGGTTGTACCTTTGTTCATCAGGTTTTTCTCATCACCGAAACGTAAAGTCATGCGGAATTGCACAGACTCTCCGCGCGTTTTCTTTGGCAGGTAGGCCACCTTCATGCCATTGGCCAGCGTGCTACGCTGAGTGCGTGCTTCAATGTTAGTGGGTGAAGGGTCAAATTCCTCGCCACTGGCAACGGCCTGCTTACCTTTATAATCTTTTACCAAAGCAGCTACATCCGGTTCGCCTGGAATTTCAGCGCGATCAGGTTTTTCAGTTGGAATAAAGTAGCCAACGGTGCGGTTATCATCTTTCAGGTAGTTCTTGGCTACACGCAGAACATCATCGGGTGTAACTTTTTCTAACCGATCGCGGTACAGAAAGAATAATCTCCAGTCACCCATAGCAATGTATTCACTTAAAAATACACCTATGCGATCAGCATTATTAAAGTTTAGTTCAAACTGTTTCAGTATTTCTGTTTTTGCTCGATCAACCTCTTCTTTGGTGGGGGGAGTTGTAACTACATCGTTAAACGTTTTCACCATCGTGTTTCGGGCATCTTCAACAGACTTCTCTTTTAATACTTCAGCAAAGGCCATCATCAAACCCGGCTCTTTTGATGAACGGGTCAGTGAGAATACTGCACTGGCTTTTTTAGTATCGACCAACGACTTGTATAACCGACCAGAAGGCTGGGTGGTCATGATGTTTGAAAGTATCGAAAGCGGGGCAAAATCTTCATGTGAACCTGGCGAAATGTGGTAGGCGAGTGCAACGTACTGAACATCACCAACACGTTTTACAGTCACTGTTCTTTCACCGTCCTGAACAGGTTCGCGTGTATAAAAGGGAGCAAGTTCCCGATTAGGTTTTGGAATTGCACCAAAAAACTCGTTGATGTAATTCAGTGCTTTTCCCTCATCAAACTTTCCTGCAAGTACAACCACAGCATTATCTGGCTGATAGTACTTTCTGTAAAAGGCTTGCAAGCGATCGATAGAAACATTTTCAATATCGGAGCGTTCGCCAATAGTGGATTTTCCATAGCTATGCCATTGGTAAGCCGTACCGGAAAGTTTTTTGAATAATACACCAATCGGGCTGTTTTCTCCGCTTTCATACTCATTGCGTACAACGGTCATTTCGCTGTCGAGATCTTTTTTGGCGATGAAGGAATTCACCATCCGATCGGCCTCCATTTCGATTGCCCACTTCAGATTTTCTTCTGACGCTGAAAGGGTTTCAAAATAATTGGTACGGTCCAATGACGTTGTGCCATTGAAACTTGCACCCCGATCCTCCAGTTCCTTCATAATATTGATCGGATACTTAGGGGTTCCTTTAAAAACAAGGTGTTCCAGCAAGTGTGCCATACCCGTTTCTCCATAGTTCTCGTGCTTGGAGCCAACCAGGTACGTCACGTTTATGGTAAAGGTTTGCTTTGAGGCATCCGGAAATAGTAGAACGCGGAGGCCGTTATGCAGCTTGTATTCTGTGATACCTTCAACAGAAGTGACTTTTGCTGGAGGGGGAGTTTGTGGTTTAACTTCGGGTGAAGGAGCAGTTGTTTCTGCCGGTTTCTTGTCGGGGGACTTGGATTTCTTCTTTTGTGCAAAGCCATTTCCGGCCAGCAATAACAGAAGAATCCAAACAAAAATCTGTCGTTTCATCATAGTTTGGGTTTTTTAGTTTGAGGTACCCAAAGTAGTAGGATAAGCCCTTATATCCAAAGCACATTAACCCAATTTTGTTCGCTTTTGGGATAGTTCTGTTCACGATTGAACGATCAGAAAAACCATTGCCCTTTTTAGCCATGGTTATTTTAAAGATCAACATCCCAAACTTATGCGTATGCGCTTGCTAAAATCCGATTTTTTTTGACTTAACGATATTTTAACGCAAATGCTGAAACCGAAAATGAATTTTAGCGTCTATAGTGTAGTATAGAAAGCAGCGTAAGTGGGTATGCGAAAGATGTTGTTAATTTTTTGTTTGCAGATACTGTCAATAGCAACATGGGCCAATGGTACTTTGATGGATATGCCGGAGAAAATTCCAGGGGTAACCTTCATCACCAAAGATGCTACGGTTGAGGTGTTGTATTCATCCAGTGAATGGTGTAGCACAAAAATTGAAATCAGAAATTCATCCGGCCAGGTTGTGTTTTCTGAAATTGTCCGCGCGCGCAATGGATTCTCCAGGCCGTATAATCTATCAGGTTTACCGCCTGGTGTTTACAAGGTGAGTGTTTCAAATGACCGTGAGTCGGGTTCAGAGAAGGTAATAGTCAGAAAGAAGCACCGACAGACCAGCACAGTAGTTACAGCGGCAGGATAGTTCACCTCCGTAAACGTGTGCATAAACCAAACCTCCTAAAAGTTGGTGGAATAGCTTTGTTTTTGATTTGATTGATCAAATCAGGATAAAAAATTTCCGCAAACGTTTTCTTACTCAAAAAATACGATTGTCTTACAATAGGGCAACCTTGGTTGGTGAAGCCCGTACATTTGCAGTGTAATTAAATTTAACAACTATGAAAACAAAATCATTATTACTTACAGCCCTGATGGCCGTGTCGTCTTTCCTGGCTGTTGCAAACGATGATCCGAGCAATACAGGTTTGTTTGTTATCTCCGGAAAATCGGGTGTTTACAAATTAATTTATGAAGGAGAGAAGCCTTCTGCAATGCTGCTTACTATTTCAAATAGTAAAGGCAAGGTAGTTTACAGTGAATCCGTAAGAAGCCTAAAAGGATTTATTCGTCCAGTAAACTTTAAAGGAATGGCAGCCGATACATACACCATTCAGTTGAAGCAAGGTGATAAGGTTCTTTCTGCTTCAGTAGACTATGCTCCTGAGCAAAAGTCGAACAAAGTAGCTTCCCGTGAAGTGGATGCCCGTAAGTTTGCCGTGATGGTTGCCAATGAGGGTACAGAGACAATTGAGGTCAGGATTTTTGACGAAAATCTGAACCTGATCAATACGTACCAGGAAACTGTTTCAGGTAGCTTCGGTAGAATTTTTAACCTCAGTGAAGTAAAGTCTAAGAAATTCACGTTCGAAGTTTACAATAGCGCTGGTTTGATTGAAACCCTGACATTCTAATCCATATTAGTTAATGATGAAAAGCCAGAGTGATCACTCTGGCTTTTTTTATTTTTTCTTTTTCTCCTGTTCTTTAAAATACTTGCGTAAAAATGCGCTCCGCTTTAATGCTTCCATATTTTCAGTGAATGAAGCAGTTCCTTCTTTTATGTTTTGCAGTGATTGCTGGACATCTTTAGCAACCGCAGTGTCGTAAAGTAAGAGCGGTAATGCTCCCTGACCTTGTTGTATAGTTTGAAGTACTATACTGACGCTATCTGAAACAGCCTGAAGTTTTGTGCCGGTTTGTTGAAGTTTAGTAAGTGTGTTATTTACCTGGTGCGCGGTTAAGGTGTCGTTTAATAGCCAGCCAATTGTACCTCGACCTTGATTGATTTCATTAGTAAGTGTGTTTAGCTCCTGAATAAGTTCGTTGGTTTTCTGCGCGGTTAACCGAAGATTTTTTACAGTCAACAATACCTCATTGCGCAAGGTGGTATCGTATAGAACGGAGGAAACCGTTCCCTTCCCGGTTTTGATTTGTTGGGTAATCTCCAGCAGATCATGTGTTAGCATGGCTGCATTATCGTTGGTCACGTTCAGGGTGTTGAGAATGTCATCTGTCTTAATACGACTGTAGGATTGAATAAGACTGTTGTTTTCAACGGGTAATGCCTGACCTTTTCCTGGGGAGATGTTAACAATCATGTTTCCCATCAGGCCATCGGTTCCAATTGTCGCCAAGGCATTTTGTTTAATGTGCTGGCGCAGACTTTCCTTAATGCGCATCCTTACTTCAATAACGGAGTCGTTCATAAAATTTACTTCTGTTACTGAGCCGGCATCTATGCCTGAAAATCTAACGTTGTTACCGGGTTGCAATCCGTTCACGTTATTAAAGTGAGCAGCAATTTCAAATGTCTCACTGAACATGTGTTGCTTTTGCCCGATCAGGTACACGGCAACCGTGAAAATAAGCACACCCAGGATGACGAATATTCCAAGGCGAATGGTGGTTCCGGTTGACTTTTCCATGGTTTTACGTTTATAGTTAAGTAAAGAAAGCCTTCACGGCTTCATCTTTTGATTGATATAATTCATCGTAGGTTGCTTCCGCATGATTTCGACCCTCATGTAAAATAACCATCCGGTTACTGGTAATTTTAGCGCAGCCTAAATCGTGGGTAATAATAATGGCAGCCGTGTTGAAGCGTTTTTGTATTTCGTTTATCAGCAAACTTATTTCTCTTCCCGTCACCGGATCTAATCCACTGGTTGGTTCGTCATACAAAATAATTTTTGGACGCATGATCAATGTGCGCGCAAGCGCAATTCTTTTTTTCATCCCACCCGAGAGTTCTTCGGGCATCATATCAACGGCATGCGCCAGTCCTACACTTTCCAGCGATTCCATCACCAATTCATGGATGGAAATATTCTTTACCTTTTCCGGATGCCTGCGCAGTGGAAACTCCAGGTTTTCACGCACCGTCATCGAGTCGTACAACGCACTGCCCTGAAACTGAAACCCAACTTCAGTACGCAATGCGTCAATTTCTTTCTGGTTTAGATCGGGTACGGACCGGCCCAACACATTAAGTGTGCCTTTATCGATAGCAATAAGTCCGATGATGCATTTAATCAATACAGATTTTCCTGATCCGGACTTTCCCATTACAGCCACGTTTTCACCTTGGCATACATTCAGGTTAAAACCTTTGAGCACATGGTTTGATCCAAAAGATTTCCATAAGTCTTCTATGGTTATGACAGGCTCGCGAGAATCGATGTTGACTGGTGCTTTCATCACAATTCGTAAAAGATATCGGTGATCAGAACGGCAATAAAATCAAGAATGAACACCAGCATGGAGCTGATAACAACAGCCGAATTTGCTGTCCGGCCTACACCTTCTGTTCCCTTTTTAGAGGTGAAGCCTTTGTAACACCCAACGATACCAATGGCAAACCCAAAGAAGAAGGATTTTGTAATGGATGGTATCAAATCACTAAACTTCAGGTATGTAAAAACATTGCTGAAGTATAATTGAAAGGTCACTTTTCCTTTGATAAGTTCAACCAGTGAAGAGCCGATGAGTGAAACCACATCGGAGAAGATTACCAATAACGGAAGCATGAGTATGCAAGCGGTGACGCGTGTAATCACGAGATATTTATAGGGATTGGTTCCTGAAACCTCCATGGCATCTATTTGTTCGGTTACTTTCATGGATGCCAACTCAGCACCAATTCCGGATCCGATTTTACCAGCACAAATCAACGCGGTTAATACCGGCCCGATTTCCCGAACAATAGCAATGCCCACCATTGAGGGCATCCACGATTCCGCACCAAACTCTACCAAGGTAGGTCGGGTTTGCAATGTGAGCACAACACCCATAATGAAGCCCGTAGCGCCAACCAGGCCGAGTGATTTATTTCCAATGAGGTAGCATTGGCGTAGCAGTTCCTTGAATTCATAAGGAGGAAAGAGAAATTCCTTCACATACCGCCAACTGAACAACGTCATTTGGCCGGTTTCCAGGAAAAATGTGCGTAAAGATTTAACTACACCCATACTTAAAAGTATCAGGTATGGTTAAAAAGCAGACTGATGTTTGTCAGCGATTAAACTGATTTATAGATAGATCAAAAGTCAATTTTCGATAGTCCATAGACCATTGACTAAATGCCATGGACTATGGACTAAAGACTACATGTTTCGCCTGTACTGTCCGCCTACTTCAAACAAGGCTTTGGTAATTTGCCCGAGCGAGCAAACCTTGGCAGCCTCCATTAATTCCTCAAAGATGTTTTTGTTTTGGATGGCAGCTTGTTGTACACGCTCCAGCATGGCAACTGTTTTATCGGCATGGAAGTGATGCAGGTTTCGGAGCATCGAAATCTGGTATTCTTTTTCTTCCGTTGTGGCACGTATTACTTCCTGTGGCAATACTGTTGGCGATCCTTTTGAACTCAAGAATGTATTCACCCCGATAATCGGATATTCGCCTGTGTGTTTTAATGTTTCGTAATACAAACTTTCTTCCTGAATTTTTCCACGTTGGTACATGGTTTCCATTGCCCCCAATACACCACCTCGTTCAGTGATGCGATCGAACTCCGATAGCACAGCTTCTTCAACAAGATCAGTAAGCTCTTCAATAATGAATGATCCCTGTAACGGATTTTCATTTTTGGCCAATCCTAACTCTTTATTAATAATGAGTTGAATAGCCATGGCTCTCCGCACGCTTTCTTCTGTAGGAGTGGTGATGGCCTCATCATATGCATTGGTATGAAGCGAGTTGCAGTTATCGTAAATCGCGTAAAGTGCCTGCAGGGTTGTGCGGATGTCGTTGAAGTCGATTTCCTGTGCGTGTAATGAGCGACCAGAAGTTTGAATGTGATACTTCAACATCTGCGAACGGGCATCCGCTCCATATTTGTTCTTCAAGGCTTTCGCCCAGATTCGTCTGGCAACGCGACCGATTACGGCATACTCCGGATCAACCCCGTTGCTGAAGAAAAAAGACAGGTTAGGAGCAAAGGCGTTGATGTCCATGCCTCTGCTTAAATAATATTCTACGTAAGTGAAACCATTTGCCAGCGTAAAGGCCAACTGTGTAATCGGGTTGGCACCAGCTTCGGCAATGTGGTAACCTGAAATGGAAACCGAATAAAAGTTTCTTACTTTTTTATCAATAAAGTACTGTTGTACATCACCCATTAACCGAAGGGCAAACTCTGTAGAGAAGATACAGGTGTTCTGAGCCTGATCTTCTTTTAAAATGTCGGCTTGTACGGTTCCACGCACCTGTGATAATGTCTCGGCTTTTATTTTTTCGTACACCTCTTTTGGTAGTACCTGATCTCCGGTAATACCAAGCAGCATTAACCCAAGTCCGTCATTGCCTTTTGGTAACGCACCCTGATAAGCAGGTCGTTCATTTTCTTTGCCTTTATAGAGGTCAGCAATTTTCTTTTTTACTTCTTCTTCCAGTCCGTTTTGCTTGATGTAGATTTCGCATTGCTGGTCGACAGCGGCATTCATGAAATAGGCCAACAGCATCGGTGCCGGACCGTTAATGGTCATCGATACGGAAGTTTTCGGATCGGCCAGGTTGAAACCGCTGTAAAGTTTCTTGGCATCATCCAGGCAGCAAATGCTTACACCCGAGTTGCCGATCTTACCGTAAATATCAGGTCGGTAATCCGGATCGTTACCGTAAAGGGTTACTGAATCGAATGCGGTTGATAAACGTTTGGCCGGCATGGCCAGACTTACATAATGAAAGCGTCTGTTGGTGCGTTCTGGTCCTCCTTCACCAGCAAACATGCGGGTAGGGTCTTCGCCTTCACGCTTGAATGGATAGATACCTGCCGTGTATGGAAATTCACCGGGCACATTTTCTTGCAAACTCCAACGCAACAAATCTCCCCAGCTTGAATATTTGGGAAGAACAACTTTTGGAATCTGTGTGTGCGATAACGATTCGGTGTGTGTTTGAATACCGATCTCTTTATCGCGAACCTTGAATTTAAAAACCGGTTCTTTGTATTTAGTTACTTTTTCTTTCCACTCTTCAATTAACTTCCAGTTTTTCGGATCAAGGTTGAGTTTGATCTTATCAAATTCTGCCTGAAGTACTTTTTTGATGTCGGCATCGGCAACAGACTCAATCGTTTTGTTGAATGCAAATAATTTTTCAGCTACAACCACCTGTTCATTTACCCATTCATCGTATTTGCGGTTGTTTTCTGAAATTTCACTGAGGTAGCGCGTACGGTGCGGAGGGATAACAAAAATCTTCTCCGACATCTCGCGGGTAATCTCAAACGATGATTTGAGATCAGCGCCAGTCTTTTCTACAACCTTATCAATAATGTGTTTATACAACTGATTCGTACCCGGGTCATTGAACTGTGAAGCAATCGTTCCGAACACGGGCATGTCTTCCGGTTTTTTATCCCAAAGTTGGTGGTTGCGCTGGTATTGTTTCTTTACGTCACGTAAGGCATCCAGAGCACCGCGTTTATCAAACTTGTTCAACGCAATCACATCGGCAAAATCAAGCATGTCGATTTTTTCAAGCTGAGTGGCAGCACCATACTCTGGAGTCATGACATATAGTGAAACATCACTGTGATCCAGTATTTCCGTATCGCTTTGCCCGATACCCGATGTTTCCAAAATGATCAGATCAAACCCAGCCGCCTTTAATATTTGTATCGCTTCCTTTACATAAGCCGACAACGCCAGGTTGGATTGACGCGTAGCCAGCGAACGCATATACACGCGAGGATTATTGATCGCATTCATGCGGATACGATCACCCAGCAGCGCACCACCGGTTTTGCGTTTGGATGGGTCAACGGAAATCAATCCGATGGTTTTATCTTTAAAATCAACTAAAAACCTTCGCACAATTTCATCGACCATGGAAGATTTCCCCGCGCCACCCGTACCGGTTATGCCCAACACCGGAGCTTTTGAAGTTGCTGCCTTTTTATTGATCTCGCTGAAGAAATCCTTATGCTCATCATAATAATTTTCCGCAGCTGAAATTGCCTGCGCTATCGGTACGTAATTGTTAATTGATAACTGCTTATTGCTAATTGTTTTCCCCGTTGGAAAATCACTCTTCTCCACCAAATCATTGATCATTCCCTGAAGGCCCAGTGCACGGCCATCATCCGGAGAATAAATTCGGGTAATGCCGTATTCCATCAGTTCTTTGATTTCATCGGGCAGAATAACTCCACCACCTCCGCCAAATATTTTAATATGTCCTGCGCCCTTCTCTTGTAAGAGGTCGTACATGTATTTAAAGTATTCGTTGTGCCCACCCTGATAGCTGGTCATGGCAATGGCCTGTGCATCCTCCTGAATGGCGGTGTTCACCACTTCTTCCACGCTACGGTCGTGGCCTAAATGAATAACCTCCACACCTGTCGCCTGAATGATCCTGCGCATGATGTTGATAGCGGCATCGTGCCCATCAAACAGGCTGGCAGCCGTTACAATACGAACTTTGTTTTTGGGTTTATAGGGTTCCGGGGCCTGATGGCCAGCCAGGTTGGGTTTGTCAGTTTTCTTAGGGGTAATGGTTTCCGTACTCATAGCTTCAAAGTCTTCAACAAGGCCAAAAATACGGACTAACACACGGTTTTACTAACGGGGGTTAGGATTCTAAAAGTGAGTCACTACTGCATTGAAGTGTACGATCTTAACCTGCCACCCGTACGTTAACATCCAAAACCGGACAACATCAAAACTTTATGTAACCTCCGCTCGTCTTTGGAGTTGTACCTTCCAAACTACCCCTTATGATCCGAAACCTCATCCTTTCCGCGTTGCGGGCCCTACGCAAAAATGCCTTTTTCTCATCCCTCAATATAGCCGGTCTGTCTATTGGCATGTGTGTGTTTTTGCTCATTGCCCAATATGTTTATTTTGAAAAAAGTTATGAAGCATTTATCCCGAATGCAGATCACATATATCGGGTATCGCTAACTACGTATGTCAACAACGAGCTGGTTATGACCAGCGCAGAAAATTATCCGGGTGTTGGTCCTGCGTTGGTGGAGGAGTTACCGGAGGTGACAGGCTACGCGCGTCTTTATAACCTGGGATATAAAAACAACGTCATCATTACGTATGAAGATGCAAAACCTGACCCGATAGCTTTTAAACACAGACGTTTTCTGTATGCCGATTCTTCTTTCCTGCCGATGATGGATTACGCCATGATTGCGGGCGATAAATTAACTGCACTGGCTCAACCCAACTGTGCCGTAATCTCTGAATCATACGCCAGGCGATATTTTGGAGATGCAGATCCAATCGGAAAAATGCTGCGCATGCAGGATGATGATTTCAACAACGAGCTGGTAAAAGTTACCGGTGTGTTTAAGGATCTCCCACCGAATACGCATCTGAAGTTTGATATTTTGTTTTCCTATAAAACTTTGCTAGGCAGGGGTGAGTGGGCACCTAACCGATACCATCAAAGCTGGCAACGAAAAGATATGTATACGTTTATTTCGGTACAGCCGGGAACAGATGCAAAATCATTGGAGAAGAAATTCGGGGCAATTGTAGAGAAATATAATCCTGCGCTGAAAGAACGAAATCAACACGACATACTGAGTTTGCAACCGCTTAAGAGCATTCACCTTACCTCAAGTCTGGCGGAAGAACCAGAGCCGAATGGGGATTCGCGCATTGTATTCTTCATGGCCATTATCGGAATTTTTGTGTTAGTGATTGCGTGGATCAACTACATCAACCTTTCTACGGCAAAAGCGATGGAACGCGCCAATGAGGTTGGCGTGAGAAAAGTAATGGGGGCGTTTAAAGGCCAGTTGATTTTGCAATTTCTTGTGGAGGCGATGGCGGTGAATTTCTTTAGCCTCGTGTTGGCTTTTGGATTGGTCGCGCTTGCACTTCCATATTTTAACCAGTTATCCGGATTGACCCTTACATTCAGTTACCTGGTTCAACCCTGGTTTTTGGGGTTACTAGGTTTGGTATGGCTAGCGGGCTCTTTGCTTTCCGGATTTTACCCTGCATTTGTTTTGTCTTCATTTAAACCTGTTTTGGTGTTGAAAGGAAAAATGCTCACCAGCCGCAGGGGATTACTGTTACGCAAGTCGTTGGTGGTTTTTCAATTTGTTGCCTCTGTAGCACTTATCTCGGGTACATTGATCGTGCATGATCAGCTTAACTTTATGATGAACCGAGACATTGGTATGAATATTAAACAAGTGCTGGTGATTGAGCGACCGGGAATTGCACCGCGTGATCGTCAGGCTTTCTATTCCAATGTAGATGTGTTTCGTAATGAACTGGAAAAGGATGCCACCATTCAAGGGGTCAGCACCTCGGCTACTATTCCGGGAAAACAGCGGGAGTACAAGGCGGTAATCAAAAAATATGGCGCCAATGATGATACGGCCATTACGGTTCGATTCAACAGTATGGATTATGATTTTATTGATGTGTTCGATATGAAGCTGTTGGCAGGTAGAGGTTTTTCAAAGGATTTTACCAACGATCCGGATACATCCATGATTATTACGGAATCAGCGGTTAAACTTTTAGGTTTTGGAAAGCCTGAAGACGCCATCGGTCAAACGCTTGCTGTTCCACAATTTCAGTGGAATGGAATTGTTGTGGGTGTAGTAAACGATTATCATCAGGTATCACTCAAAAAGGCACTTGATCCTACTGTATTTTATTGCACGGCCTACGGAGGTGAATTCTATTCTTTAAAGATCAACACCACCGATTTGCCCGCAACACTGGCCAGCATTCGAAGTGCCTGGACTAAAGCTTTCCCCGGAAATCCTTTCGAGCATTTCTTTCTGGACGATTATTTCAACATGCAATATGAGAATGAAAAGAAGTTTGGCAAGCTGTTTACTACGTTCTCTCTTCTGGCCATTATGGTAGGTTGTATCGGGTTATTCGGGTTGTCGGCTTTTACGGCCACGCAACGAACCAAGGAAATTGGAATACGAAAGGCATTGGGCTCATCGGTAAACGGGATTTTTCTATTGCTATCAAGAGAATACCTGAAGCTGGTTGGCTTTTCTGTTTTGATCGCGGTTCCTTTGGTGTACCTGGTTATGCGCGATTGGATTCAAAGTTTTCCTTACCGGATCACCATTTCCTTTTTTGTTTTTGTAAGTGCCGGAATAGCCGTGCTGCTGATTTCATTATTAACCATCAGTTTTCAAACGTTGCGTGCAGCAAAAACAAACCCGGTTGACTCTCTGAGGTATGAATGAGGATAAATAAAAAAAAAGAGGTCTGGTATAAAACAGACCTCTTTAAGTTTTTATTAATGTGAGACAGGTTCATTCCTAAACGCTTTCGTCATTGCGAACGGAGGCGTAGTTATGTGTGTTGGCGTGAAGCAATCCCAAGGGTACGTTTAGTTCTCTCTATGTAGTGGGGGATTGCTTCGCTCCTCCTTACAGCCAACCCTTCCGCTCGCAATGACATTCAATTTTTATTGTAGGACGGATGCTACTTTTTGTTAATCAATCGAATTACTTGTTCATATACGCATCGCGCACAGCCTTAAACTCCGATCCTTCCTTCCATTGTGGCCATGTAGTTTCAAAGGATAATTTTTTGCCTACGTTGAATAACAACTTCGCATCGTCTACCGCGCCTTCCAGGTTCCAGCGTGAGGTGTCGTATTCATCGGATGGTTTGTGGTAGTATTTGGCTACGTATTCATCCTGAAGTTGCTTGCCGTATTCAGCACCTTTTTCGAAATGATCGATGCCCGTTCCGGTATACAATGCAGGAATGCCCACTTTGGCAAAACAAAAATGATCGGAGCGAAAATAATATCCGGCAACCGGATTGGGCTCTGGTGAAGTATACCGACCAACGGCTTTCGCTTCTTCATTCAGGTAATCTTCCAAATCAGATTGTCCGATGCCCACCACCACAATGTCTTTCATTTTTCCATACGGATTGATGCCGTCTATATTAATGTTGGCTACGGTTTTTTCTCTTGGATAGATCGGGTTCTGTGCATAATACTCCGATCCCCACAACCCTTGCTCTTCAGCGGTTACAGCTAGAAAAATGAGTGTACGATTCGGTTTTGCTTTCATGGATTTAAACG contains these protein-coding regions:
- a CDS encoding methylmalonyl-CoA mutase family protein, yielding MSTETITPKKTDKPNLAGHQAPEPYKPKNKVRIVTAASLFDGHDAAINIMRRIIQATGVEVIHLGHDRSVEEVVNTAIQEDAQAIAMTSYQGGHNEYFKYMYDLLQEKGAGHIKIFGGGGGVILPDEIKELMEYGITRIYSPDDGRALGLQGMINDLVEKSDFPTGKTISNKQLSINNYVPIAQAISAAENYYDEHKDFFSEINKKAATSKAPVLGITGTGGAGKSSMVDEIVRRFLVDFKDKTIGLISVDPSKRKTGGALLGDRIRMNAINNPRVYMRSLATRQSNLALSAYVKEAIQILKAAGFDLIILETSGIGQSDTEILDHSDVSLYVMTPEYGAATQLEKIDMLDFADVIALNKFDKRGALDALRDVKKQYQRNHQLWDKKPEDMPVFGTIASQFNDPGTNQLYKHIIDKVVEKTGADLKSSFEITREMSEKIFVIPPHRTRYLSEISENNRKYDEWVNEQVVVAEKLFAFNKTIESVADADIKKVLQAEFDKIKLNLDPKNWKLIEEWKEKVTKYKEPVFKFKVRDKEIGIQTHTESLSHTQIPKVVLPKYSSWGDLLRWSLQENVPGEFPYTAGIYPFKREGEDPTRMFAGEGGPERTNRRFHYVSLAMPAKRLSTAFDSVTLYGNDPDYRPDIYGKIGNSGVSICCLDDAKKLYSGFNLADPKTSVSMTINGPAPMLLAYFMNAAVDQQCEIYIKQNGLEEEVKKKIADLYKGKENERPAYQGALPKGNDGLGLMLLGITGDQVLPKEVYEKIKAETLSQVRGTVQADILKEDQAQNTCIFSTEFALRLMGDVQQYFIDKKVRNFYSVSISGYHIAEAGANPITQLAFTLANGFTYVEYYLSRGMDINAFAPNLSFFFSNGVDPEYAVIGRVARRIWAKALKNKYGADARSQMLKYHIQTSGRSLHAQEIDFNDIRTTLQALYAIYDNCNSLHTNAYDEAITTPTEESVRRAMAIQLIINKELGLAKNENPLQGSFIIEELTDLVEEAVLSEFDRITERGGVLGAMETMYQRGKIQEESLYYETLKHTGEYPIIGVNTFLSSKGSPTVLPQEVIRATTEEKEYQISMLRNLHHFHADKTVAMLERVQQAAIQNKNIFEELMEAAKVCSLGQITKALFEVGGQYRRNM
- a CDS encoding ABC transporter permease, producing the protein MIRNLILSALRALRKNAFFSSLNIAGLSIGMCVFLLIAQYVYFEKSYEAFIPNADHIYRVSLTTYVNNELVMTSAENYPGVGPALVEELPEVTGYARLYNLGYKNNVIITYEDAKPDPIAFKHRRFLYADSSFLPMMDYAMIAGDKLTALAQPNCAVISESYARRYFGDADPIGKMLRMQDDDFNNELVKVTGVFKDLPPNTHLKFDILFSYKTLLGRGEWAPNRYHQSWQRKDMYTFISVQPGTDAKSLEKKFGAIVEKYNPALKERNQHDILSLQPLKSIHLTSSLAEEPEPNGDSRIVFFMAIIGIFVLVIAWINYINLSTAKAMERANEVGVRKVMGAFKGQLILQFLVEAMAVNFFSLVLAFGLVALALPYFNQLSGLTLTFSYLVQPWFLGLLGLVWLAGSLLSGFYPAFVLSSFKPVLVLKGKMLTSRRGLLLRKSLVVFQFVASVALISGTLIVHDQLNFMMNRDIGMNIKQVLVIERPGIAPRDRQAFYSNVDVFRNELEKDATIQGVSTSATIPGKQREYKAVIKKYGANDDTAITVRFNSMDYDFIDVFDMKLLAGRGFSKDFTNDPDTSMIITESAVKLLGFGKPEDAIGQTLAVPQFQWNGIVVGVVNDYHQVSLKKALDPTVFYCTAYGGEFYSLKINTTDLPATLASIRSAWTKAFPGNPFEHFFLDDYFNMQYENEKKFGKLFTTFSLLAIMVGCIGLFGLSAFTATQRTKEIGIRKALGSSVNGIFLLLSREYLKLVGFSVLIAVPLVYLVMRDWIQSFPYRITISFFVFVSAGIAVLLISLLTISFQTLRAAKTNPVDSLRYE